A window of Sphingobacterium kitahiroshimense genomic DNA:
ATATAGATACATTTACGCAATCTGTGCTTTCGGACAGCCATCAGTCGACCCAATCTTATGCGCTACGTCCAAGACAGGTTATGCTTGGCATAAACCTGAGTTTTTAACGAACCTTGGAAAGTATGTGCAATCCGATCCTTAAATAAATAAGATTGACAGGTGACAGATTTTGCTAATTTTTCAATAGTACGGGTACTTTGCATTACCTTTAAATATAATTTACATTCATCTAGCATGGCTTCTACCAAAATAAACTATATTACCGTATTATTGCTTACGCTGTTGCTGTTTTCTTGCGGTGAAAGTAGTAGTTCTTCCAGCACCTGGGAACAGGAAAATAACACTTCAGAAAAAGATTATATTGCTTTTCTCATATCCACAGATACTTTACCGCTAAAGGCAAAAATACAGGCCATAACCTTAGAAGACAGTATCCTTTCGAAAAGGAAAGATAGTGTATCAAAAGCAATGCATTATTTCTTTCAGGCGAAGCTTAAATATTGGGGAAACGATCCTCAAAATGCGTCTGCTTCGCTAGATAGTATGAACGTGCAGCAACAGTCTGGCGATCTCTATTTTTTAAAAAAATCGGCTTCGCTTGATCAGCAGACTAGCGAAAGCAACGTGGTGGATGCTGCTGTCATGAAAAAAATACAAGAACTCCTTCAAAAAGCAGAAAATTCATCCAGTAGGATTACTTACTATTTTTATGACCTGACCGCCAAGTCATTTTATCAGAATAAAAACGAAAAGGCGGCCGCAATATATGTGGACAAATATTATCACGCTCACCCCTATAAGGAGCACCCTGTTATCAAACGACGCTACTACGATATGATATTCTTGCTAGCATCCCGACTGGATGATTATGAGAAAATGGCAAAATACAACAAACTGGCAAAACAGCTCGCATTAGCCTCTAACGATAATCTCGCCCTGGCACGTACCTACGACAACGAAGCGCAAATCTACGCCCGTATGGGATTCTATGATGAAAGTCTAAAGATGAGCAGAGCGTTTGTTTCCATTTTAGAAAAAAACAACGATATCCATGATGTAGCTTACAACAATTTAGCCAAAAGCTTTATAAATATCGGCCAACTAGATTCTGCAGTATATTATTACAAAAAAGCGATTGCACTGAATAAGAAGAATATGTCAGATAAACCTAGGTATCTTCTTTACAAAGGCCTGTCCGAGGCCTATGTACTACAAGGTGATTACAGAAAAGCATATGAAACCTTAGATATGGCTAGCCAACTCGAAGTAAAAACGATTAAAGAGATCGAAGCGGCTAACATTGCGGAAATAGAAGAGAAATATGAAGCAGAAAAAAAAGATCGCAATATTCTGACCTTAAAGAGTAAAAATCAGCATAATGAAGACATCATTAGGCAACAGAAATATATGCTGTTTTCAGGTCTAGCTTTGGCAGCAGGATTGCTTGCACTCATCTATACCGTCTATCAGCAAAAAAGTCTTAAGCAAAAAAACAAACTACTAAACAGTGATAACAGTAGACTAAAACTGGAGCATAAACTTTTGCAGACCCAGCTCAATCCACATTTTGTTTTCAATTCCATAGCCAACCTGCAAGGTCTCATCGCAACAGGAGACAGCACAGAATCTGTACGTTACCTTTCTTCGTTTTCCCAATTGCTACGGGATATACTGGAACAGAGCCGGATGGATTTTATAGATCTAAATGAAGAAATTATCTCGCTCGAAAATTATATCCATTTGCAACAGATGCGCTATCCCAACCTTTTCGGCTACCGCATAGATATAGATGAACAACTGGATACCGAAGAGGTATTTATACCACCTATGTTGTTGCAACCTTTTGTAGAAAATGCGATCGAGCATGGGTTTAGGAATATTGCTTATAAGGGCGAACTTATTATCCGGGTTGAATTAGAGAAAAATGAAATTATCATAACAATCGATGATAATGGAAGCGGTCTAACACACCAAAAAACATCAAGTCAGAAAAAGAAATCATTGGCGCAAGATATATTGAGAGAACGTCTGCAGTTATTATATAGACTCAATAATCAGCATGCACATTTTGAGCTCATTGAAAAAAAAGCCTTTGGCAAACAAGGCATTAGCATTAAAATAAATTTACCCATTATCAAAAATATATAAGGAAACTATGATAAAGGTCTACGTTTTAGAAGACGAAAAAATTATTCTGCGCCATCTGCTGCAGATACTGAATGAAATGCCGGACATCAAGGTGGTTGGCTATACCGAAGGGATCGCTGAGGCGGCAGTGGAAATACCTTTTTTAAAACCAGATGTGATCCTTGCTGACATTAGACTGAAGGATGGCAATAGCTTTCAATTGTTTGATGAGATCGGAACAGAAAATTTCCAGATCGTTTTTTTAACAGCATACGATCAGTACGCCATTGAAGCGCTGAACCTGGGAGCACTTGGTTATCTTTTAAAACCTGTAAACAAAGAGTCCCTGCATGCCATGCTGGATAAATGCCGACAGCACCGTGGGCAAATGACTGTGGATCTGGAACGTGTTACTCTAGCAAAAGATCACTACCTCTCTCCGGAAACCCCGTTAAATCGGAGGATTGCACTCAAAAGTCAAGAGTATATCGAAATCGTATCGATGGATGATATCATTTACTGTAAAAGCGATAAAAGTTACACTTCGTTTTTTCTCACAGATAAAAGAGAGGTGCTGGTCTCTAAAGGGCTCAAGCTCTATGAGAATATGCTGACTAGATGTGGTTTTCTCCGTTGCCATCAGTCTTATTTAGTAAACTTCTTATATGTAAAAAAATACTATCGGGAGGGTTTTCTCGAAATGACCAATAAAGAAATGATACCGGTATCAATTAGAAAAAAGGAAGAGGTCTTATTGTATCTGGAAAATTTAGCCTGATAGCTGTCTTGCTTCACCTTCTTATGCATTAAAATTAAATGGTACAGGATGCAAAACTGCTATAAGCTATAGGAGTTTTGCATCTGATTGATAATAAATCGTATTAAAATATTTAATAGGATTCGATCATGAAAGCAGGAAATCACCAAGAAATGGATAATACTCAAAAGATTTGAAAGCTCTTCAGACCCTTGACTAGCAATTTATAGTTGCTTTGTTTTATAGATGTAAATATTAATTGATTCTAAGAACGTATATATCGAATTACTAACGCTGAAGCGGATAATTATATCTTACAGTTTAAGAAATTTAGATTATAAAAAGTTACATAGAAATAAGAAAACCTTCACGATTTAAAAGATAACAATCTGTATATTTATAAATTACGGTTACAGATAAGTAATCCATTGTTTTATTATTACTCCAATCATTATGCGAAAATTTTATAGTTTAGTTTCTTGCGGTTACTTAATTTTCACGCTAACTTCATGTTTTTCGTCTCATTTGACAACTCAAAATCAAATAAGACAAGCAATACCTCAAAGCCGATTTGCAGATGCGCAATCAGTTGGTATGAAAAAAGAAGATATTATAAAAAAATTTGGCCTTCCATTATCAACTTCTGCTGAAGTGCAAAAGGATGTGGGAAACGAAGATTTACACTACGTAGAAGTTTTGGGCGATATAAAATTATTTACCACTATTACTTTACAGAACGGGATTGCAATAAAACAGAAGGTAGATCAGATAACGTCCAACTATGACGATCGTTTAAAAAAACTTGAAAAAGACCTAAAAATTCTGCAAACACCGAGACTCTATAACTAATAACCTGATTTATTTTTTCAGAAATATGGATCTATAGTTTCTAGACCATATCACAAAGTTGAAATAACCCTTGGTTTAGGTGTACTTTATTGCTTTTTATTTCCATCTTAAGGAATATAAAAATTAATTTAAGTAATTTGAACTTTAAATGTAGAACGCATTTTCATAAAAGTTGCTATTCATTAATCTCATATATTTTATTTAGAAATCTTAATTCTTGTTTTTCAACTTTTTCTTTCAAAAATGCTTTACACATTGCTTCTGTTATCTCTGAATTATTCCCCTTCACGAATAAATAAAAACTCCAATCTGTAAATCCAATATTATCGTTTTCAAATTCAATATCCACATTTTCATTTTTAAAACTAAAATCGCAACCATAACCATGAAAAACATATCCTTTAATCTGAGAATTTTTGATGCCAAAATTTCGATTTTGAATAAGTCCTTGGTTTTTTCGCATCAAGATTTCTTTATCCCCAAAATTTTCCAATATATATCGCAATACTAATTTTAACTTTTCAATAAAGTTGGAATAGAAGATATCTAGATCTCGCATGTTTTTCAGAATAAAATTACTGTAATTACTTTGTTCCTTTCAAAAGTAAAAATAATACTCCTCTGTCCTTGTTAAAAAAAATTAAAGTATTTAATTTTCAGTGATCTGTTAATACTTTTTTCGAATAATCAATCTTATCTGGTCCAAATGAGAGACATGATTGTTGAAGATTATTAAAATGATCCAATTTTAGTGACATCTGAAAATTTCGGGTAAAATATTGCGAAAATCTCCTTATGATTGTAAAATGGAAACCCTAATAGTCTTGGATCTAGACGAAACCCTGCTTTATGCTGTGCAAAATAAACTAGCAAGAGATGAAGACTTCAAAATGGGTTCATATTTCATTTATAAAAGACCTTATTTAGATCACTTCCTTACGTTATTAGCAAGGGATTTCAAATTAGCAATATGGAGTTCGGCAGACGATGTTTATGTAAAACAATTGGTTGAAAGAATTAAACCTGCGCATATTACATTTGAATTTGTCTGGGGAAGATCGCGAACGA
This region includes:
- a CDS encoding LytR/AlgR family response regulator transcription factor gives rise to the protein MIKVYVLEDEKIILRHLLQILNEMPDIKVVGYTEGIAEAAVEIPFLKPDVILADIRLKDGNSFQLFDEIGTENFQIVFLTAYDQYAIEALNLGALGYLLKPVNKESLHAMLDKCRQHRGQMTVDLERVTLAKDHYLSPETPLNRRIALKSQEYIEIVSMDDIIYCKSDKSYTSFFLTDKREVLVSKGLKLYENMLTRCGFLRCHQSYLVNFLYVKKYYREGFLEMTNKEMIPVSIRKKEEVLLYLENLA
- a CDS encoding DUF6896 domain-containing protein, which codes for MRDLDIFYSNFIEKLKLVLRYILENFGDKEILMRKNQGLIQNRNFGIKNSQIKGYVFHGYGCDFSFKNENVDIEFENDNIGFTDWSFYLFVKGNNSEITEAMCKAFLKEKVEKQELRFLNKIYEINE
- a CDS encoding histidine kinase, with amino-acid sequence MASTKINYITVLLLTLLLFSCGESSSSSSTWEQENNTSEKDYIAFLISTDTLPLKAKIQAITLEDSILSKRKDSVSKAMHYFFQAKLKYWGNDPQNASASLDSMNVQQQSGDLYFLKKSASLDQQTSESNVVDAAVMKKIQELLQKAENSSSRITYYFYDLTAKSFYQNKNEKAAAIYVDKYYHAHPYKEHPVIKRRYYDMIFLLASRLDDYEKMAKYNKLAKQLALASNDNLALARTYDNEAQIYARMGFYDESLKMSRAFVSILEKNNDIHDVAYNNLAKSFINIGQLDSAVYYYKKAIALNKKNMSDKPRYLLYKGLSEAYVLQGDYRKAYETLDMASQLEVKTIKEIEAANIAEIEEKYEAEKKDRNILTLKSKNQHNEDIIRQQKYMLFSGLALAAGLLALIYTVYQQKSLKQKNKLLNSDNSRLKLEHKLLQTQLNPHFVFNSIANLQGLIATGDSTESVRYLSSFSQLLRDILEQSRMDFIDLNEEIISLENYIHLQQMRYPNLFGYRIDIDEQLDTEEVFIPPMLLQPFVENAIEHGFRNIAYKGELIIRVELEKNEIIITIDDNGSGLTHQKTSSQKKKSLAQDILRERLQLLYRLNNQHAHFELIEKKAFGKQGISIKINLPIIKNI